The Sesamum indicum cultivar Zhongzhi No. 13 linkage group LG2, S_indicum_v1.0, whole genome shotgun sequence genome contains a region encoding:
- the LOC105155564 gene encoding protein yippee-like At4g27740 isoform X2, whose amino-acid sequence MAKRDLLHSPADGRALSTNLLHWRSISNHYFQEQFRILEYLPMGRIIFRKFNQRNPEYLMCKECEAPLALPQDFHCMSPDDGGECLVFRDRKIINVVVDDDDRDWQVGSHKVLDISCVRCREVLGYKYIRVDDRQHIVQNGMVNFKKEMVQRRHGNQIIDGEAAEAVQIQLQ is encoded by the exons ATGGCAAAGCGCGACCTCCTCCACTCTCCAGCCGACGGCAGAGCTCTCTCCACCAATCTTCTCCATTGG AGATCAATCAGCAATCATTACTTTCAAGAACAGTTCAGAATCTTGGAATATCTGCCAATGGGAAGGATAATCTTCAGGAAATTCAATCAGCGAAACCCTGAATACCTGATGTGCAAGGAATGCGAAGCCCCTCTTGCCTTACCACAAGACTTCCACTGCATGTCCCCA GATGACGGAGGTGAATGCCTTGTCTTCCGTGACCGTAAGAT CATCAACGTGGTGGTTGACGATGATGATCGCGATTGGCAGGTTGGTTCTCACAAAGTTTTGGATATCTCCTGCGTAAGATGTCGTGAAGTGTTGGGCTATAAATAT ATCCGAGTTGACGACAGGCAGCATATTGTCCAAAATGGAATGGTGAACTTCAAGAA GGAAATGGTTCAGAGGAGACATGGCAATCAGATTATAGACGGAGAGGCAGCAGAAGCTGTACAAATTCAATTGCAATAA
- the LOC105155564 gene encoding protein yippee-like At4g27740 isoform X1, which translates to MAKRDLLHSPADGRALSTNLLHWRSISIHYFQEQLRILEYLQMGRIIFKEFNQRIPEYLMCKECEAPLALPQDFHCECPEEGAEGLVFTDRMIINVEADEDNDRLRSVGRLPHIVARVSCIRCREVLGYKYIQVDDRQQLVQNGMVNFKKEMVQRRHGDEIIDGEEPEAVQVHIR; encoded by the exons ATGGCAAAGCGCGACCTCCTCCACTCTCCAGCCGACGGCAGAGCTCTCTCCACCAATCTTCTCCATTGG AGATCAATCAGCATTCATTACTTTCAAGAACAGTTGAGAATCTTGGAATATCTGCAAATGGGAAGGATAATCTTCAAGGAATTCAATCAGCGAATCCCTGAATACCTGATGTGCAAGGAATGTGAAGCCCCTCTTGCCTTACCACAAGACTTCCACTGCGAGTGCCCA GAAGAGGGAGCTGAAGGCCTTGTCTTTACTGACCGTATGAT CATCAACGTGGAAGCCGACGAGGATAATGATCGCCTTCGGAGCGTTGGTCGTCTCCCTCACATAGTTGCGAGAGTCTCCTGCATAAGATGTCGTGAAGTGTTGGGCTATAAATAC ATCCAAGTTGACGATAGGCAGCAGCTTGTCCAAAATGGAATGGTGAACTTTAAGAA GGAAATGGTTCAGAGGAGACATGGCGATGAGATTATAGACGGAGAGGAACCAGAAGCTGTACAAGTTCACATACGATGA
- the LOC105155564 gene encoding uncharacterized protein LOC105155564 isoform X3 has protein sequence MAKRDLLHSPADGRALSTNLLHWEEGAEGLVFTDRMIINVEADEDNDRLRSVGRLPHIVARVSCIRCREVLGYKYIQVDDRQQLVQNGMVNFKKEMVQRRHGDEIIDGEEPEAVQVHIR, from the exons ATGGCAAAGCGCGACCTCCTCCACTCTCCAGCCGACGGCAGAGCTCTCTCCACCAATCTTCTCCATTGG GAAGAGGGAGCTGAAGGCCTTGTCTTTACTGACCGTATGAT CATCAACGTGGAAGCCGACGAGGATAATGATCGCCTTCGGAGCGTTGGTCGTCTCCCTCACATAGTTGCGAGAGTCTCCTGCATAAGATGTCGTGAAGTGTTGGGCTATAAATAC ATCCAAGTTGACGATAGGCAGCAGCTTGTCCAAAATGGAATGGTGAACTTTAAGAA GGAAATGGTTCAGAGGAGACATGGCGATGAGATTATAGACGGAGAGGAACCAGAAGCTGTACAAGTTCACATACGATGA